In one window of Streptomyces sp. NBC_01224 DNA:
- the fahA gene encoding fumarylacetoacetase, translated as MPEQSSPLDLAEGDPFGPHNLPYGVFSTPDHLEDRRVGVRIGSHVLDAGAAAHALGSPYAQLLAQPDLTALLAAGRTAWRDVRRALTAWVTVPAHRADIEPLLHPVDSVTLHLPYEVADYVDFYASENHATNVGKIFRPNGDALTPNWKHLPIGYHGRSGTVVVSGTDVVRPSGQRKAPADAAPVFGPSIKLDIEAEVGFVVGVGSEQGRPVPLGDFRDHVFGLSLLNDWSARDIQAWEYVPLGPFLGKSFATSVSAWVTPLEALEAARIAPPARDFPLLPYLEDAGEEEAGGLDLRISVAINGQPVAEPPFATMYWTAAQMLAQMTVNGASLRTGDLYGSGTVSGAEPGQRGSLLELTWNGRDPLDLPDGKRTFLEDGDTVTMTAWAPGPDGTRVGLGEVTGRIVPPA; from the coding sequence ATGCCCGAGCAGAGCAGCCCGCTCGATCTGGCCGAGGGCGACCCCTTCGGTCCGCACAACCTTCCGTACGGTGTGTTCTCCACCCCCGACCACCTCGAGGACCGCCGGGTCGGCGTCCGCATCGGCAGCCACGTACTGGACGCCGGCGCGGCGGCACACGCACTCGGATCGCCCTACGCACAGCTTCTCGCCCAGCCGGACCTGACCGCGCTGCTGGCCGCCGGCCGCACCGCCTGGCGGGACGTCCGACGGGCGCTGACCGCATGGGTGACGGTCCCGGCACACCGCGCGGACATCGAACCGCTGCTGCACCCGGTCGATTCCGTGACGCTCCATCTGCCGTACGAGGTCGCGGACTACGTCGACTTCTACGCGAGCGAGAACCACGCCACCAACGTCGGAAAGATCTTCCGGCCGAACGGTGACGCGCTGACGCCCAACTGGAAGCACCTCCCGATCGGCTACCACGGCAGGTCCGGCACCGTCGTCGTCTCCGGCACTGATGTGGTGCGCCCGTCCGGCCAGCGCAAGGCGCCCGCCGACGCGGCCCCCGTCTTCGGCCCTTCCATCAAGCTCGACATCGAGGCCGAGGTCGGCTTCGTCGTCGGAGTGGGCTCCGAGCAGGGCCGTCCGGTCCCGCTCGGCGACTTCCGCGACCATGTCTTCGGGCTCTCGCTGCTCAACGACTGGTCGGCACGGGACATCCAGGCCTGGGAGTACGTCCCGCTGGGCCCGTTCCTCGGCAAGTCCTTCGCCACGTCCGTATCCGCATGGGTGACCCCGCTCGAAGCCCTGGAGGCGGCCCGGATCGCACCCCCGGCCCGCGACTTCCCGCTGCTCCCCTATCTGGAGGACGCGGGCGAGGAGGAGGCCGGTGGCCTCGACCTGCGGATCTCCGTCGCGATCAACGGACAGCCGGTCGCCGAGCCGCCGTTCGCCACCATGTACTGGACGGCGGCCCAGATGCTGGCCCAGATGACGGTGAACGGCGCGTCGCTGCGCACCGGTGATCTGTACGGCTCCGGCACGGTCAGCGGCGCCGAGCCCGGACAGCGCGGCTCGCTCCTGGAACTGACCTGGAACGGCCGCGACCCGCTGGACCTCCCGGACGGCAAGCGGACGTTCCTGGAGGACGGCGACACGGTGACGATGACGGCCTGGGCACCGGGCCCGGACGGCACGCGGGTCGGCCTCGGCGAGGTCACGGGACGGATCGTGCCGCCCGCATGA
- the recQ gene encoding DNA helicase RecQ codes for MSATGGTMDVTESDALQTLHRVFGYEAFRGEQEAIVDHVVAGRDAVVLMPTGGGKSLCYQIPALVRAGTGIVISPLIALMQDQVDALRALGVRAGFINSTQDFDERRSMEAQFAAGELDLLYLAPERLRLDTTLGLLSRGEISVFAIDEAHCVAQWGHDFRPDYLALSVLGERWPDVPRIALTATATNATHQEITQRLGMPDAKHFVASFDRPNIQYRIVPKADPKKQLLSFLKEEHAGDAGIVYCLSRNSTEKTAEYLCRNGIEAVPYHAGLDAGTRAVHQSRFLREEGLVVVATIAFGMGIDKPDVRFVAHLDLPKSVEGYYQETGRAGRDGLPSTAWMAYGLQDVVQQRKLIQGGEGDEAFRRRAASHLDSMLALCETVQCRRAQLLTYFGQEPTAATCGNCDTCLTPPETWDGTVVAQKLLSTVVRLKRERGQKFGAGQIVDILLGRKTAKVIQFDHDQLSVFGIGEELAEAEWRGVVRQLLAQGLIAVEGEYGTLVLTQESGSVLGREREVLLRKEAPRPASRSTKGERKAKTQASAAELAPEAVPVFEALRAWRGAQAKEQGVPAYVIFHDATLREIATVRPDSVAALGGISGLGEKKLATYGEGVLEVLASFGEAADGTGAEPEAGPVPVPSAAPVPVLAAAPAPVSFDDGSEFGWDEEPPEYE; via the coding sequence ATGAGCGCGACGGGCGGGACCATGGATGTGACCGAGAGCGACGCGCTGCAGACGCTGCACCGGGTGTTCGGGTACGAGGCGTTCCGCGGCGAGCAGGAAGCGATCGTCGACCATGTGGTGGCGGGCCGGGACGCCGTCGTGCTCATGCCGACCGGTGGCGGAAAGTCGCTTTGCTACCAGATCCCGGCCCTGGTCAGAGCCGGTACAGGCATCGTCATCTCACCCCTGATCGCCCTGATGCAGGACCAGGTGGACGCGCTGCGGGCGCTCGGTGTGCGGGCCGGCTTCATCAACTCCACGCAGGATTTCGACGAGCGCCGCTCGATGGAGGCCCAGTTCGCCGCCGGCGAGCTCGACCTGCTCTATCTGGCCCCGGAGCGGCTCCGCCTGGACACCACGCTCGGCCTGCTCTCCCGTGGCGAGATCTCCGTCTTCGCGATCGACGAGGCGCACTGCGTCGCCCAGTGGGGCCACGACTTCCGCCCGGACTATCTGGCCCTCTCCGTCCTCGGCGAGCGCTGGCCCGACGTACCGCGCATCGCCCTGACGGCCACCGCGACCAACGCCACGCACCAGGAGATCACACAGCGCCTGGGCATGCCCGACGCGAAGCACTTCGTCGCCAGCTTCGACCGGCCCAACATCCAGTACCGGATCGTGCCGAAGGCCGACCCTAAGAAGCAGCTGCTCTCCTTCCTCAAGGAGGAGCACGCCGGGGACGCGGGCATCGTCTACTGCCTGTCACGCAACTCGACGGAGAAGACCGCCGAGTATCTCTGCCGCAACGGCATCGAGGCCGTCCCGTACCACGCCGGTCTGGACGCGGGCACGCGCGCCGTCCACCAGTCCCGCTTCCTGCGCGAGGAGGGCCTGGTCGTCGTCGCGACCATCGCCTTCGGCATGGGCATCGACAAGCCGGACGTGCGCTTCGTCGCCCACCTGGACCTGCCGAAATCGGTCGAGGGCTACTACCAGGAGACCGGCCGCGCCGGGCGTGACGGGCTGCCGTCCACGGCCTGGATGGCGTACGGACTCCAGGACGTGGTCCAGCAGCGCAAGCTCATCCAGGGTGGCGAGGGCGACGAGGCGTTCCGCCGCCGCGCGGCCTCCCACCTCGACTCGATGCTGGCCCTGTGCGAGACGGTCCAGTGCCGCCGCGCCCAGCTCCTGACGTACTTCGGCCAAGAGCCCACCGCGGCGACCTGCGGCAACTGCGACACCTGCCTCACCCCGCCCGAGACCTGGGACGGCACGGTGGTCGCGCAGAAGCTGCTGTCGACCGTCGTGCGGCTGAAGCGGGAGCGAGGGCAGAAGTTCGGTGCGGGCCAGATCGTCGACATCCTGCTCGGCCGCAAGACGGCGAAGGTCATCCAGTTCGACCACGACCAGCTCTCGGTCTTCGGCATCGGCGAGGAGCTGGCCGAGGCCGAATGGCGCGGAGTCGTGCGGCAGTTGCTCGCCCAGGGGCTGATCGCGGTCGAGGGCGAGTACGGCACGCTGGTGCTGACTCAGGAGAGTGGCTCGGTGCTCGGCCGGGAGCGCGAGGTGCTGCTGCGCAAGGAGGCGCCGAGGCCCGCGTCGCGCTCCACGAAGGGCGAGCGCAAGGCGAAGACCCAGGCGTCCGCCGCCGAGCTGGCGCCCGAGGCCGTCCCGGTCTTCGAAGCGCTACGGGCCTGGCGCGGCGCCCAGGCGAAGGAACAGGGCGTCCCGGCATACGTCATCTTCCACGACGCGACGCTGCGCGAGATCGCCACGGTGCGGCCGGACTCGGTGGCCGCGCTGGGCGGAATCAGCGGCCTGGGCGAGAAGAAGCTGGCGACGTACGGGGAGGGGGTGCTGGAGGTGCTCGCGTCGTTCGGGGAGGCCGCTGACGGGACCGGCGCGGAACCGGAAGCCGGCCCCGTACCGGTCCCGTCAGCGGCCCCCGTACCGGTCCTGGCTGCTGCCCCCGCGCCGGTGTCCTTCGACGACGGCTCGGAGTTCGGCTGGGACGAGGAGCCGCCGGAGTACGAGTGA
- a CDS encoding Uma2 family endonuclease: protein MGVGPEANEPRWAVPPVGGWTADDLDTLPNLPPHTELIDGSLVFVSPQTVFHERATDFLKWQLQSLAPLDLEVFREFTVDVDWQNRPELDVVVVRADAVESLRQTRFRAETVLLAVEVVSDESLTRDRETKPVKYARARIPHYWRVENQDGRAVVYVFELEPATGAYTSTGVFHDRMKVSVPFPVDLDLTAIVSRRRAAAPA, encoded by the coding sequence ATGGGCGTCGGCCCCGAGGCGAACGAGCCGAGGTGGGCGGTGCCGCCCGTGGGCGGCTGGACCGCCGATGACCTGGACACACTCCCGAATCTGCCTCCGCACACGGAGCTGATCGACGGGAGCCTTGTTTTCGTGAGTCCGCAGACCGTATTCCACGAGCGCGCGACCGACTTTCTCAAGTGGCAGCTGCAGTCGCTCGCACCGCTCGACCTGGAAGTCTTTCGCGAATTCACCGTCGACGTCGACTGGCAGAACCGGCCCGAACTCGATGTGGTCGTCGTGCGGGCGGATGCAGTCGAGAGTCTGCGGCAGACACGGTTCCGCGCCGAGACGGTGTTGCTGGCGGTCGAGGTCGTGTCCGACGAATCCCTGACCCGGGACCGGGAGACCAAGCCCGTGAAATACGCGCGGGCGAGGATCCCTCACTACTGGCGGGTGGAGAACCAGGACGGCCGGGCGGTGGTCTACGTCTTCGAGCTGGAACCGGCCACCGGCGCCTACACCTCCACCGGCGTCTTCCACGACCGGATGAAGGTCTCCGTCCCCTTCCCCGTCGATCTCGATCTCACCGCGATCGTCTCGCGGCGCCGGGCGGCGGCCCCGGCGTAG
- the nuoN gene encoding NADH-quinone oxidoreductase subunit NuoN gives MSATAVHSLWTMAGGVTSAAPAEKFKAPVIEYAQLTPVLIVIGVAVVGVLVEAFVPRRARYYTQVFLTVVALAAAFAAVIGLAAGGYGTTKAHIAAMGAIAIDGPTLFLQGTILLTSLVAVFTFAERRLDPAAHGNRVDSFAAQAASVPGSDSEKAAVRAGFTTTEVFPLVLFSVAGMLVFPAANDLLTLFVALEVFSLPLYLLCAVARRKRLMSQEAAVKYFLLGAFSSAFLLFGIALLYGYAGSVSYATIANVVDGSITRIDPALADTMGNDALLLIGGAMILTGLLFKVGAVPFHMWTPDVYQGAPTPVTGFMAAATKVAAFGALLRLLYVVLPGLAWDWRPVMWAVAIVTMLGGAIVAITQTDIKRLLAYSSIAHAGFILAGVIATTPDGISSVLFYLGAYSFVTVGAFAVVTLVRDAGGEATHLSKWAGLGRRSPLVAAVFAVFLLAFAGIPLTSGFSGKFAVFKAAADGGAGGLVVVGVISSAIAAFFYIRVIVLMFFSEPKADGPTVAVPSPLTMTTIGVGVAVTLVLGLAPQYFLDLASQAGVFVR, from the coding sequence GTGAGCGCAACAGCTGTCCACAGCCTGTGGACAATGGCGGGCGGGGTGACATCGGCCGCCCCGGCCGAGAAGTTCAAGGCACCGGTCATCGAGTACGCCCAGCTGACCCCGGTCCTCATTGTGATCGGTGTCGCCGTCGTGGGCGTACTCGTCGAGGCCTTCGTGCCGCGCCGGGCCCGCTACTACACGCAGGTATTCCTGACGGTCGTCGCCCTCGCCGCCGCGTTCGCCGCGGTCATCGGCCTGGCGGCCGGGGGATACGGCACGACGAAGGCGCACATCGCCGCGATGGGCGCCATCGCGATCGACGGGCCGACACTCTTCCTGCAGGGCACCATCCTGCTGACCTCACTGGTCGCCGTCTTCACCTTCGCCGAGCGGCGGCTCGACCCCGCCGCGCACGGCAACCGCGTCGACTCGTTCGCCGCACAGGCCGCGTCGGTCCCCGGCAGCGACAGTGAGAAGGCCGCGGTCAGGGCCGGATTCACCACCACCGAGGTCTTCCCGCTGGTCCTCTTCTCGGTGGCCGGCATGCTGGTCTTCCCGGCGGCCAACGATCTGCTGACGCTCTTCGTGGCCCTGGAGGTCTTCTCCCTCCCGCTCTACCTCCTGTGCGCCGTCGCCCGCCGCAAGCGGCTGATGTCGCAGGAGGCCGCGGTGAAGTACTTCCTGCTCGGCGCCTTCTCGTCGGCGTTCCTGCTCTTCGGGATCGCCCTGCTGTACGGGTACGCGGGCTCCGTCTCGTACGCCACCATCGCGAACGTGGTCGACGGCTCCATCACCCGGATCGACCCGGCGCTCGCCGACACCATGGGCAACGACGCGCTGCTCCTGATCGGCGGGGCGATGATCCTGACCGGCCTGCTCTTCAAGGTCGGCGCCGTCCCGTTCCACATGTGGACCCCGGACGTCTACCAGGGCGCCCCGACCCCGGTCACCGGCTTCATGGCCGCGGCCACCAAGGTCGCCGCGTTCGGTGCGCTGCTGCGGCTGCTGTACGTGGTGCTGCCGGGCCTCGCCTGGGACTGGCGCCCGGTCATGTGGGCCGTCGCGATCGTCACGATGCTGGGCGGTGCGATCGTCGCCATCACCCAGACCGACATCAAGCGGCTGCTCGCCTACTCCTCGATCGCACACGCCGGCTTCATCCTCGCCGGTGTCATCGCGACCACCCCGGACGGCATCTCGTCGGTCCTCTTCTACCTGGGCGCGTACTCCTTCGTGACGGTCGGCGCGTTCGCCGTCGTCACCCTGGTGCGCGACGCGGGCGGCGAGGCGACGCATCTGTCGAAGTGGGCCGGGCTCGGCCGGCGCTCGCCGCTGGTCGCCGCAGTCTTCGCGGTGTTCCTGCTGGCCTTCGCCGGTATCCCGCTCACCTCAGGGTTCTCCGGAAAGTTCGCCGTCTTCAAGGCCGCGGCCGACGGCGGCGCTGGCGGCCTGGTCGTCGTTGGTGTGATCTCGTCGGCGATCGCCGCGTTCTTCTACATCCGGGTCATCGTGCTGATGTTCTTCAGCGAGCCGAAGGCGGACGGCCCGACGGTCGCCGTCCCGTCCCCGCTGACGATGACGACGATCGGGGTCGGGGTCGCGGTCACGCTGGTGCTGGGCCTGGCCCCGCAGTACTTCCTGGACCTGGCGAGCCAGGCGGGAGTGTTCGTGAGGTAG
- a CDS encoding NADH-quinone oxidoreductase subunit M, whose product MSFPLLTATAALPAIGAIATAAVPAARRTTAKWLALLFSLATLVLAGIALARFEPGGARYQLTESHAWIKDFGVRYELGVDGIGLALMALTALLIPFVILAGWHDADPLENKSSRWRPTQGFFALILMVEAMVILSFEATDVFLFYILFEAMLIPMYFLIGGFGDRAHTGSDENAAAQRSYAAVKFLLYNLVGGLIMLAAVIGLYVVAGTFSLSEIAEARASGSLSMATSTERWLFLGFFFAFAVKAPLWPLHTWLPNAMGEATSPVAVLITAVVDKVGTFAMLRFCLQLFPEASKWATPVIVVLALISIVYGALLAVGQRDIKRLIAYASISHFGFIILGIFAMTSQGQSGATLYMVNHGISTAALMLVAGFLITRRGSRLIADYGGVQKVAPVLAGTFLIGGLATLSLPGLAPFVSEFLVLVGTFSAYPAAGIIATTGIVLAALYVLVLYQRTMTGPVKAEVQGMADLKVRELVVVLPLIALLLFLGVYPKPLTEIVNPAVQHTMSDVQKKDPQPEVEAAK is encoded by the coding sequence ATGTCCTTTCCCCTCCTGACAGCGACGGCGGCGCTCCCGGCGATCGGTGCGATCGCCACCGCCGCCGTCCCGGCCGCCCGGCGCACCACCGCCAAATGGCTGGCGCTGCTCTTCTCGCTGGCCACGCTCGTACTGGCGGGCATCGCGCTCGCCCGCTTCGAGCCCGGCGGCGCCCGCTACCAGCTCACCGAATCGCATGCCTGGATCAAGGACTTCGGCGTCCGGTACGAACTGGGCGTGGACGGCATCGGGCTGGCGCTCATGGCGCTCACCGCCCTGCTGATCCCCTTCGTCATCCTGGCCGGCTGGCACGACGCCGACCCCCTGGAGAACAAGTCCTCGCGCTGGCGGCCGACTCAGGGTTTCTTCGCCCTGATCCTGATGGTCGAAGCGATGGTGATCCTCTCCTTCGAGGCCACCGACGTCTTCCTCTTCTACATCCTCTTCGAAGCCATGCTCATCCCGATGTACTTCCTCATCGGCGGCTTCGGGGACCGGGCACACACCGGCAGCGACGAGAACGCGGCTGCCCAACGCTCTTACGCCGCCGTCAAGTTCCTCCTCTACAACCTGGTCGGCGGCCTCATCATGCTGGCCGCCGTGATCGGCCTGTACGTGGTCGCGGGGACGTTCTCGCTCTCCGAGATCGCCGAGGCCCGGGCGAGCGGCTCGCTCTCCATGGCGACCAGCACGGAGCGCTGGCTCTTCCTCGGGTTCTTCTTCGCCTTCGCGGTGAAGGCCCCGCTGTGGCCGCTGCACACCTGGCTTCCCAACGCCATGGGTGAGGCGACCTCCCCGGTCGCCGTCCTGATCACCGCGGTCGTGGACAAGGTCGGCACATTCGCGATGCTCCGCTTCTGCCTCCAGCTCTTCCCGGAGGCCAGCAAGTGGGCGACGCCGGTGATCGTCGTCCTGGCGCTGATCAGCATCGTGTACGGGGCGCTGCTCGCCGTCGGCCAGCGCGACATCAAGCGGCTGATCGCCTATGCGTCGATCTCGCACTTCGGCTTCATCATCCTGGGCATCTTCGCGATGACGAGCCAGGGCCAGTCGGGCGCCACGCTCTACATGGTCAACCACGGGATCTCGACCGCCGCGCTGATGCTGGTGGCGGGCTTCCTGATCACCCGGCGCGGTTCGCGGCTCATCGCCGACTACGGCGGGGTGCAGAAGGTGGCGCCGGTCCTGGCCGGCACCTTCCTGATCGGCGGTCTGGCCACCCTGTCGCTGCCCGGACTCGCCCCGTTCGTCAGTGAGTTCCTGGTCCTCGTCGGCACGTTCAGCGCGTATCCGGCGGCGGGCATCATCGCCACGACCGGCATCGTGCTCGCCGCGCTGTACGTCCTCGTCCTCTACCAGCGGACGATGACCGGACCGGTGAAGGCCGAAGTCCAGGGCATGGCGGACCTCAAGGTCCGGGAGCTGGTGGTGGTCCTGCCACTGATCGCGCTGCTGCTCTTCCTGGGTGTCTATCCGAAGCCGCTGACGGAGATCGTCAACCCGGCGGTGCAGCACACCATGTCGGACGTCCAGAAGAAGGACCCCCAGCCTGAGGTGGAGGCCGCCAAGTGA
- a CDS encoding CocE/NonD family hydrolase, whose protein sequence is MHIRTTYPYDTTREDVYIPLPDGTRLYARIWRPLTDEPVPALLEYLPYRLSDWTAPRDWQRHPWYAGHGYASVRVDVRGHGNSEGMPGDEYDATELADGVAVIHWLAEQEWCSGRVGMFGISWGGFNSLQIAALAPEPLKAVVTVCSTDDRYDNDVHYMGGSVLAVDMHAWAATMLAFVARPPDPAQVGEGWKDMWLNRLEAVEPFIHTWLAHQTRDDYWKHGSVCEDYSAITANVLAVGGWHDPYRDTVLRLVEHLRPDKVRGLIGPWSHQYPDRGLPPGPAIGFLQETLRWWDQHLKDKDTGIMAEPLLRSWISESHRPATVYETLPGRWVGETGWPSENIAPVAYALQGGPQIVDSPQQTGLDAGRFFPFGNDADLPPDQRDEDAKSVCFEFPVEDAPIEILGRPRVKLRIRMDVPRGQAIARLCNVAPDGSSTLVTRGALNLSARHGRDRADDWPVGGTEDVTFDLNGIGHTFPPGHRIRLAVSSSYWPWIWPQAGSVGFTLDADGSFVELPVRRHTEDPAIRFEEPEQSEPLGVVHPVTLDEQRPERLVVRDVAKGEWRLEVDPRYGGTRVYPDGLEFTEDAVETYTIQENDPLSARTRSDWSIRLHRPEMAWDVRIETRSEISADDTDFITSDEVLCKDGGEVVFHRTWEKRIPRTAG, encoded by the coding sequence ATGCACATCCGCACCACGTATCCGTATGACACCACCCGTGAGGACGTCTACATTCCGCTGCCGGACGGCACCCGGCTCTACGCCCGGATCTGGCGGCCCCTCACCGACGAGCCCGTCCCCGCGCTCCTCGAATATCTGCCGTACCGGCTGAGCGACTGGACGGCGCCACGCGACTGGCAGCGCCACCCCTGGTACGCGGGCCACGGCTACGCCTCCGTCCGGGTGGACGTACGCGGACACGGCAACAGCGAGGGGATGCCGGGCGACGAGTACGACGCGACGGAGCTGGCCGACGGGGTCGCGGTCATCCACTGGCTGGCCGAGCAGGAATGGTGCTCCGGCCGGGTCGGCATGTTCGGCATCTCCTGGGGCGGCTTCAACTCGCTCCAGATCGCGGCGCTGGCCCCCGAGCCGCTGAAGGCCGTCGTCACCGTCTGCTCGACCGACGACCGCTACGACAACGACGTCCACTACATGGGCGGCTCGGTCCTCGCCGTCGACATGCACGCCTGGGCGGCCACCATGCTGGCCTTCGTCGCCCGGCCGCCGGATCCGGCACAGGTCGGCGAGGGCTGGAAGGACATGTGGCTGAATCGGCTGGAAGCGGTCGAACCATTCATCCACACCTGGCTGGCGCACCAGACCCGCGACGACTACTGGAAGCACGGCAGCGTCTGCGAGGACTACTCCGCGATCACAGCGAACGTCCTCGCGGTGGGCGGCTGGCACGACCCGTACCGCGACACCGTCCTGCGGCTCGTCGAACACCTCCGCCCGGACAAGGTCCGCGGGCTGATCGGCCCCTGGTCGCACCAGTACCCCGACCGGGGTCTGCCGCCCGGTCCGGCGATCGGCTTCCTCCAGGAGACGCTGCGCTGGTGGGACCAGCACCTGAAGGACAAGGACACCGGCATCATGGCCGAGCCCCTGCTGCGGTCCTGGATCAGCGAGTCCCACCGGCCCGCCACGGTGTACGAGACGCTGCCCGGCCGCTGGGTCGGTGAGACCGGCTGGCCCTCGGAGAACATCGCGCCGGTCGCGTACGCCCTCCAGGGCGGTCCGCAGATCGTCGACTCGCCCCAGCAGACCGGTCTGGACGCCGGGCGCTTCTTCCCGTTCGGCAACGACGCCGACCTGCCGCCCGACCAGCGCGACGAGGACGCCAAGTCGGTCTGCTTCGAGTTCCCGGTCGAGGACGCCCCGATCGAGATCCTGGGCCGCCCCCGGGTGAAGCTGCGCATCCGGATGGACGTGCCGCGGGGCCAGGCGATCGCCCGGCTCTGCAACGTCGCGCCGGACGGCTCCTCCACCCTGGTGACCCGCGGCGCGCTCAACCTCTCCGCACGGCACGGCCGCGACCGTGCGGACGACTGGCCGGTGGGTGGGACCGAGGACGTGACCTTCGATCTGAACGGCATCGGGCACACCTTCCCGCCCGGCCACCGGATCAGGCTCGCGGTCTCCTCCTCGTACTGGCCGTGGATCTGGCCGCAGGCCGGGTCGGTCGGCTTCACCCTGGACGCCGACGGCAGCTTCGTCGAACTGCCGGTGCGCCGGCACACCGAGGACCCCGCGATCCGGTTCGAGGAGCCGGAGCAGTCGGAGCCGCTCGGCGTCGTCCACCCGGTGACGCTCGACGAACAGCGCCCCGAGCGCCTGGTGGTCCGCGATGTCGCCAAGGGCGAATGGCGGCTGGAGGTCGACCCGCGCTACGGCGGCACCCGCGTCTACCCGGACGGCCTGGAATTCACCGAGGACGCCGTGGAGACGTACACGATCCAGGAGAACGACCCGCTCTCCGCACGCACCCGCTCCGACTGGTCGATCCGGCTGCACCGGCCGGAGATGGCGTGGGACGTACGGATCGAGACCCGGTCCGAAATCAGCGCGGACGACACCGACTTCATCACGTCCGACGAGGTGCTGTGCAAGGACGGCGGCGAGGTCGTCTTCCACCGGACCTGGGAGAAGCGGATCCCGCGCACGGCCGGGTGA
- a CDS encoding peptide MFS transporter has translation MSLTATDTEPTQPPPSDDHAFFGQPRGLMTLSGLEVWERFSFLGMQAILVLYFADTVARGGMGMDVGTAASVSAAYGTLVYLVSVAGGWLADRILGSYRAVLYGGILIACGHYAMAVPTDAMTWTGLGLISAGTGLLKPNVATMVGKLYRTDDERRDAGFALYYMGINIGAFLGPLVTGWLGDHASWHWGFSAAAFGMTLGLIQYVLGRRHLAGRKHSAEFALAPEPMRRAVRLIVAGAVVVAAVATALALAGWLTMNRFVDLLTLISVIAPVVYFVVMFRSPRVTSEERGRLRPYVVLFLASVVFNFILFQAYSTMILLASTNARTEILGFHFPASWYASALGAFEVALAPVVAAVWARMGPRQPHASNKIAIGVILGGLSFLLMVLPTSGHSGDTYKMAAWWIVGSYLLLGLGDILLETSGMSATTKLAPKAFASQTMALWFLSLALANGIQAQVVKLYGEVSNPAYFGVNGAIAVVAGVAVIAAAPWLKRTMHPVH, from the coding sequence TTGTCCCTCACGGCAACCGACACTGAACCGACTCAGCCGCCACCCAGCGACGACCATGCCTTTTTCGGCCAGCCACGGGGTCTGATGACCCTCTCCGGCCTGGAGGTCTGGGAACGGTTCTCGTTCCTCGGCATGCAGGCGATCCTGGTCCTCTACTTCGCCGACACCGTCGCCCGCGGCGGCATGGGCATGGATGTGGGCACCGCGGCGTCCGTCTCTGCCGCCTACGGCACCCTGGTCTACCTGGTCTCCGTGGCCGGCGGCTGGCTGGCCGACCGGATCCTCGGCTCGTACCGCGCCGTCCTGTACGGCGGAATTCTCATCGCGTGCGGGCATTACGCCATGGCGGTGCCCACCGACGCCATGACGTGGACCGGCCTCGGTCTGATCAGCGCCGGAACCGGTCTGCTCAAGCCCAATGTGGCGACCATGGTCGGCAAGCTCTACCGCACCGACGACGAGCGCCGCGACGCCGGCTTCGCGCTCTACTACATGGGCATCAACATCGGGGCGTTCCTCGGCCCGCTGGTCACCGGCTGGCTCGGGGACCATGCGAGCTGGCACTGGGGCTTCTCCGCGGCCGCCTTCGGTATGACGCTCGGTCTGATCCAGTACGTACTGGGCCGACGTCACCTGGCCGGGCGAAAGCACAGCGCCGAATTCGCACTGGCTCCGGAGCCGATGCGCCGCGCCGTCCGGCTGATCGTGGCCGGTGCCGTCGTGGTCGCCGCCGTCGCCACCGCGCTGGCCCTTGCGGGGTGGCTGACCATGAACCGTTTCGTCGACCTGCTCACCCTCATCTCGGTGATCGCACCGGTCGTGTACTTCGTGGTGATGTTCCGCAGCCCGCGGGTCACCAGCGAGGAACGCGGCAGGCTGCGCCCGTACGTGGTGCTGTTCCTGGCCTCCGTCGTCTTCAACTTCATCCTCTTCCAGGCGTACTCGACGATGATTCTGCTCGCGTCGACCAACGCCCGTACCGAGATCCTCGGCTTCCACTTCCCGGCGAGCTGGTACGCCTCCGCGCTCGGCGCCTTCGAGGTCGCGCTCGCCCCGGTGGTCGCCGCCGTCTGGGCCCGGATGGGCCCGCGTCAGCCGCACGCCTCCAACAAGATCGCGATCGGGGTGATCCTCGGCGGACTGTCGTTCCTGCTGATGGTGCTGCCGACCTCCGGGCACTCCGGCGACACCTACAAGATGGCCGCCTGGTGGATCGTCGGCTCATATCTGCTGCTCGGCCTCGGCGACATCCTGCTGGAGACCTCCGGCATGTCCGCGACCACGAAGCTCGCGCCCAAGGCGTTCGCCAGCCAGACCATGGCGCTCTGGTTCCTCTCGCTGGCCCTCGCCAACGGCATCCAGGCCCAGGTCGTGAAGCTGTACGGCGAGGTCTCCAACCCCGCCTACTTCGGTGTCAATGGCGCAATCGCGGTGGTGGCCGGTGTGGCCGTCATCGCCGCCGCACCCTGGCTCAAGCGCACCATGCACCCCGTCCACTGA